A part of Aegilops tauschii subsp. strangulata cultivar AL8/78 chromosome 2, Aet v6.0, whole genome shotgun sequence genomic DNA contains:
- the LOC109765977 gene encoding protein unc-13 homolog isoform X1, with amino-acid sequence MDEENPVELLQRYRRDRHVLLNYILSGNLIKKVVMPPGAISLDDVDIDQVSVDYVLNCAKKGDPLDLGDAIRLYHDSLDYPYVDNTGDVEGFYLVTRPEYSGSAPTREPPSVPATAPSPVVVPPPVVEQPQIAVPSSVTNLPKSLSLDSPTEKELTIDDIEDFEDDEGEFDSRRASRRHQTDANDLSLRLPLFETGITDDDLREAAYEILVAAAGASGGLIVPKKEKKKEKRHRLMRKLGRSKSESAESQTHRQPGLVGLLEILRAQLEITESMDIRTRQGLLNAMVGKVGKRMDNLLIPLELLCCISRAEFSDMKAYLRWQKRQLNMLEEGLINHPVVGFGELGRKVNELRNLFRKIEESESLSPSAAEVQRTECLRSLREVATSFSERPARGDLTGEVCHWADGYHLNAALYEKMLGSVFDTLDEGKLTEAMEEILELLKSTWRILGITEIIHDTCYAWVLFRQFVFTGEQGLLKVVIEHLRKIPLKEQRGPQERLHLKSLRSSVDADDSCQDFTFFQSFLSPVQKWVDKKLNDYHLHFSEGSSMMVDIVTVAMLTRRILGEENDKAMESPDRDQIDRYITSSVKSAFMKIAHSVEIKADTSHEHVLASLAEETKKLLKIEANIFSPVLSRWHPQAAVLSASLLHKLYGNKLGPFLEHAEHLTEDVVSVFPAADSLEQYIMSVMASVVGDDGLDSLCRQKLVPYEIESKSGMVVLRWVNGQLERVETWVKRAAEQETWDPISPQQRHGGSIVEVYRIIEETADQFFAFKVPMRIGELNSFCRGIDKAFQIYTQLVTQPIVDKEDLVPPVPVLTRYKKELGIKAFVKKEIQEVRPVDERKSSEIVQLTMSKLCVRLNSLYYAISQLGKLEDSISERWAKRQSDKINIRRSMNGKSKSVVSNQKNQFDGSRKEINAAIDRVCEFTGLKVIFWDLQQPFIDNMYKNSVSQARLDTIVEVLDLVLAQLCDVIVEQLRDRVVTGLLQASLDGLVRVILDGGPTRVFSPNDAPLLEEDLEILKEFFISGGDGLPRGTVENLVSRVRPVINLIKQETRVLIDDLREVTQGGKSKFGSDSKTLLRVLCHRNDSEASHYVKKHFKIPSSAPPST; translated from the exons ATGGACGA AGAAAATCCTGTTGAGCTGCTACAACGTTATCGCCGTGATCGCCATGTGTTGCTCAATTACATCCTTTCTGGTAACTTGATCAAGAAAGTTGTAATGCCGCCTGGTGCTATCTCTCTGGATGATGTGGATATCGATCAAGTCAGTGTTGATTACGTCCTCAATTGCGCTAAGAAAG GGGATCCACTTGACCTTGGAGATGCCATCCGGCTTTATCATGACAGCCTTGATTACCCATATGTC GATAACACAGGAGATGTCGAAGGGTTCTATTTAGTTACAAGACCTGAATATTCTGGATCAGCACCAACAAGAGAACCACCCTCTGTCCCTGCCACTGCACCATCACCAGTTGTGGTACCACCACCAGTTGTTGAACAACCACAAATTGCTGTGCCATCATCAGTTACAAACTTACCAAAATCATTATCATTGGACTCCCCCACCGAGAAGGAATTAACCATAGATGAcattgaagactttgaggatGATGAAGGTGAATTCGATAGTCGAAGGGCTTCTAGGAGGCATCAAACTGATGCCAACGATTTATCCTTGCGCTTACCATTATTTGAAACAG GTATCACAGATGATGATCTTCGTGAAGCAGCATATGAAATCCTTGTTGCTGCTGCTGGTGCTTCAGG GGGGCTTATAGTTcctaagaaagaaaagaagaaagagaagagaCACAGATTAATGAGGAAACTTGGCCGTAGTAAGAGTGAAAGTGCTGAATCGCAAACTCACCGGCAACCAGGTTTAGTTGGCTTGCTTGAAATCTTGAGAGCCCAACTTGAG ATAACGGAGTCCATGGATATTAGGACTAGACAGGGGCTACTCAATGCTATGGTGGGTAAAGTTGGAAAACGGATGGACAATCTCTTGATACCACTGGAACTACTGTGCTGTATATCTAGAGCTGAATTTTCCGACATGAAGGCATATCTTCGTTGGCAGAAAAGACAG CTGAACATGCTGGAGGAGGGCCTAATAAACCATCCTGTTGTTGGATTTGGAGAGTTAGGTCGAAAAGTCAATGAGCTAAGAAATCTTTTCAGAAAGATTGAAGAATCTGAG TCCCTATCCCCATCTGCTGCGGAGGTTCAACGTACAGAATGCCTACGTTCACTGAGAGAAGTTGCTACATCTTTCTCTGAAAGGCCTGCTCGTGGTGATCTTACCGGTGAGGTTTGTCATTGGGCTGATGGTTACCATCTGAATGCCGCCTTGTATGAAAAAATGCTTGGCAGTGTTTTTGACACCTTAGATGAGGGAAAACTCACAGAGGCCA TGGAAGAAATCCTTGAGCTCCTAAAGTCAACTTGGCGTATACTAGGAATCACAGAGATAATTCATGATACGTGCTATGCATGGGTATTATTCCGACAG TTTGTTTTTACAGGCGAGCAAGGACTCCTGAAAGTTGTGATTGAGCATCTGAGGAAGATACCCTTGAAGGAACAGCGTGGTCCACAAGAACGCTTACACTTGAAAAGTCTACGTAGTTCTGTTGATGCCGATGATAGCTGCCAGGACTTCACGTTTTTCCAGTCTTTCCTGTCTCCAGTTCAGAAATGGGTGGACAAGAAATTGAATGATTATCATCTGCACTTCTCAGAG GGTTCCAGTATGATGGTTGATATCGTAACAGTAGCAATGCTTACTAGGCGAATCCTTGGTGAAGAAAATGACAAG GCAATGGAGTCACCTGATCGAGACCAGATTGACCGTTACATCACTTCTTCTGTCAAAAGTGCTTTCATGAAG ATTGCACATTCCGTAGAGATTAAAGCTGACACATCGCATGAGCATGTTTTAGCATCTCTAGCCGAGGAGACAAAGAAGCTATTGAAGATAGAGGCAAACATTTTTTCCCCAGTTTTGTCAAGATGGCATCCACAGGCAGCAGTTCTTTCTGCTTCCCTTCTCCATAAACTGTATGGAAACAAATTG GGACCTTTTCTTGAGCACGCTGAGCATCTTACGGAGGACGTAGTTTCCGTATTTCCGGCAGCTGATTCTTTGGAGCAGTACATAATGTCAGTGATGGCTTCTGTTGTGGGTGACGATGGTTTGGACAGTCTATGTAGACAAAAGCTAGTTCCTTATGAG ATTGAAAGTAAATCGGGCATGGTTGTTTTACGCTGGGTGAATGGGCAACTGGAGAGAGTCGAAACTTGGGTTAAAAGAGCTGCTGAACAAGAG ACTTGGGATCCTATATCCCCTCAACAACGCCATGGGGGTTCTATTGTTGAAGTCTATAGAATCATAGAAGAG ACTGCAGATCAATTTTTTGCATTTAAGGTTCCTATGCGAATTGGGGAATTAAATAGCTTCTGTCGTGGTATCGACAAGGCATTTCAAATTTATACACAACTTGTTACTCAACCCATAG TTGACAAAGAAGATTTAGTTCCACCTGTTCCTGTCCTTACTCGATATAAAAAGGAGCTTGGAATCAAAGCTTTCGTAAAAAAGGAAATCCAAGAAGTCAGACCTGTTGATGAGAGAAAATCGAGTGAAATAGTTCAACTTACGATGTCAAAGCTATGTGTGCGGCTTAACAGTCTATAT TATGCTATAAGCCAGCTAGGCAAGTTGGAGGACAGCATAAGTGAGCGGTGGGCTAAAAGGCAAAGTGATAAAATTAACATCA GACGATCAATGAACGGCAAGTCAAAGAGCGTAGTCTCCAATCAGAAGAATCAATTTGATGGCAGTAGAAAAGAAATCAATGCTGCTATTGATCGGGTATGTGAATTTACAG GGTTAAAGGTCATATTTTGGGACCTCCAACAGCCATTCATCGACAATATGTACAAAAACAGTGTTTCGCAAGCTCGATTGGACACTATTGTCGAAGTGCTTGATTTG GTGCTTGCTCAACTCTGTGACGTCATTGTGGAGCAACTGCGAGATCGTGTTGTTACAGGGCTTCTGCAAGCATCCCTG GATGGCTTAGTTCGGGTAATACTAGATGGAGGTCCTACACGCGTCTTCTCTCCAAATGATGCCCCTCTTTTGGAGGAAGATCTTGAAATTCTTAAG GAATTCTTCATATCTGGCGGAGATGGGCTGCCTCGTGGAACTGTTGAGAATTTGGTCTCGCGTGTTCGTCCTGTAATAAATCTGATCAAGCAAGAG ACCCGTGTGCTTATTGATGATCTGCGCGAAGTTACTCAAGGGGGCAAAAGCAAATTCGGAAGTGACTCCAAAACCCTGCTGAGGGTCCTGTGCcacagaaatgattctgaggcaTCACACTATGTAAAGAAACATTTCAAGATACCCAGTTCAGCTCCCCCGAGCACCTGA
- the LOC109765977 gene encoding protein unc-13 homolog isoform X2, whose product MDEENPVELLQRYRRDRHVLLNYILSGNLIKKVVMPPGAISLDDVDIDQVSVDYVLNCAKKGDPLDLGDAIRLYHDSLDYPYVDNTGDVEGFYLVTRPEYSGSAPTREPPSVPATAPSPVVVPPPVVEQPQIAVPSSVTNLPKSLSLDSPTEKELTIDDIEDFEDDEGEFDSRRASRRHQTDANDLSLRLPLFETGITDDDLREAAYEILVAAAGASGGLIVPKKEKKKEKRHRLMRKLGRSKSESAESQTHRQPGLVGLLEILRAQLEITESMDIRTRQGLLNAMVGKVGKRMDNLLIPLELLCCISRAEFSDMKAYLRWQKRQLNMLEEGLINHPVVGFGELGRKVNELRNLFRKIEESESLSPSAAEVQRTECLRSLREVATSFSERPARGDLTGEVCHWADGYHLNAALYEKMLGSVFDTLDEGKLTEEVEEILELLKSTWRILGITEIIHDTCYAWVLFRQFVFTGEQGLLKVVIEHLRKIPLKEQRGPQERLHLKSLRSSVDADDSCQDFTFFQSFLSPVQKWVDKKLNDYHLHFSEGSSMMVDIVTVAMLTRRILGEENDKAMESPDRDQIDRYITSSVKSAFMKIAHSVEIKADTSHEHVLASLAEETKKLLKIEANIFSPVLSRWHPQAAVLSASLLHKLYGNKLGPFLEHAEHLTEDVVSVFPAADSLEQYIMSVMASVVGDDGLDSLCRQKLVPYEIESKSGMVVLRWVNGQLERVETWVKRAAEQETWDPISPQQRHGGSIVEVYRIIEETADQFFAFKVPMRIGELNSFCRGIDKAFQIYTQLVTQPIVDKEDLVPPVPVLTRYKKELGIKAFVKKEIQEVRPVDERKSSEIVQLTMSKLCVRLNSLYYAISQLGKLEDSISERWAKRQSDKINIRRSMNGKSKSVVSNQKNQFDGSRKEINAAIDRVCEFTGLKVIFWDLQQPFIDNMYKNSVSQARLDTIVEVLDLVLAQLCDVIVEQLRDRVVTGLLQASLDGLVRVILDGGPTRVFSPNDAPLLEEDLEILKEFFISGGDGLPRGTVENLVSRVRPVINLIKQETRVLIDDLREVTQGGKSKFGSDSKTLLRVLCHRNDSEASHYVKKHFKIPSSAPPST is encoded by the exons ATGGACGA AGAAAATCCTGTTGAGCTGCTACAACGTTATCGCCGTGATCGCCATGTGTTGCTCAATTACATCCTTTCTGGTAACTTGATCAAGAAAGTTGTAATGCCGCCTGGTGCTATCTCTCTGGATGATGTGGATATCGATCAAGTCAGTGTTGATTACGTCCTCAATTGCGCTAAGAAAG GGGATCCACTTGACCTTGGAGATGCCATCCGGCTTTATCATGACAGCCTTGATTACCCATATGTC GATAACACAGGAGATGTCGAAGGGTTCTATTTAGTTACAAGACCTGAATATTCTGGATCAGCACCAACAAGAGAACCACCCTCTGTCCCTGCCACTGCACCATCACCAGTTGTGGTACCACCACCAGTTGTTGAACAACCACAAATTGCTGTGCCATCATCAGTTACAAACTTACCAAAATCATTATCATTGGACTCCCCCACCGAGAAGGAATTAACCATAGATGAcattgaagactttgaggatGATGAAGGTGAATTCGATAGTCGAAGGGCTTCTAGGAGGCATCAAACTGATGCCAACGATTTATCCTTGCGCTTACCATTATTTGAAACAG GTATCACAGATGATGATCTTCGTGAAGCAGCATATGAAATCCTTGTTGCTGCTGCTGGTGCTTCAGG GGGGCTTATAGTTcctaagaaagaaaagaagaaagagaagagaCACAGATTAATGAGGAAACTTGGCCGTAGTAAGAGTGAAAGTGCTGAATCGCAAACTCACCGGCAACCAGGTTTAGTTGGCTTGCTTGAAATCTTGAGAGCCCAACTTGAG ATAACGGAGTCCATGGATATTAGGACTAGACAGGGGCTACTCAATGCTATGGTGGGTAAAGTTGGAAAACGGATGGACAATCTCTTGATACCACTGGAACTACTGTGCTGTATATCTAGAGCTGAATTTTCCGACATGAAGGCATATCTTCGTTGGCAGAAAAGACAG CTGAACATGCTGGAGGAGGGCCTAATAAACCATCCTGTTGTTGGATTTGGAGAGTTAGGTCGAAAAGTCAATGAGCTAAGAAATCTTTTCAGAAAGATTGAAGAATCTGAG TCCCTATCCCCATCTGCTGCGGAGGTTCAACGTACAGAATGCCTACGTTCACTGAGAGAAGTTGCTACATCTTTCTCTGAAAGGCCTGCTCGTGGTGATCTTACCGGTGAGGTTTGTCATTGGGCTGATGGTTACCATCTGAATGCCGCCTTGTATGAAAAAATGCTTGGCAGTGTTTTTGACACCTTAGATGAGGGAAAACTCACAGAG GAAGTGGAAGAAATCCTTGAGCTCCTAAAGTCAACTTGGCGTATACTAGGAATCACAGAGATAATTCATGATACGTGCTATGCATGGGTATTATTCCGACAG TTTGTTTTTACAGGCGAGCAAGGACTCCTGAAAGTTGTGATTGAGCATCTGAGGAAGATACCCTTGAAGGAACAGCGTGGTCCACAAGAACGCTTACACTTGAAAAGTCTACGTAGTTCTGTTGATGCCGATGATAGCTGCCAGGACTTCACGTTTTTCCAGTCTTTCCTGTCTCCAGTTCAGAAATGGGTGGACAAGAAATTGAATGATTATCATCTGCACTTCTCAGAG GGTTCCAGTATGATGGTTGATATCGTAACAGTAGCAATGCTTACTAGGCGAATCCTTGGTGAAGAAAATGACAAG GCAATGGAGTCACCTGATCGAGACCAGATTGACCGTTACATCACTTCTTCTGTCAAAAGTGCTTTCATGAAG ATTGCACATTCCGTAGAGATTAAAGCTGACACATCGCATGAGCATGTTTTAGCATCTCTAGCCGAGGAGACAAAGAAGCTATTGAAGATAGAGGCAAACATTTTTTCCCCAGTTTTGTCAAGATGGCATCCACAGGCAGCAGTTCTTTCTGCTTCCCTTCTCCATAAACTGTATGGAAACAAATTG GGACCTTTTCTTGAGCACGCTGAGCATCTTACGGAGGACGTAGTTTCCGTATTTCCGGCAGCTGATTCTTTGGAGCAGTACATAATGTCAGTGATGGCTTCTGTTGTGGGTGACGATGGTTTGGACAGTCTATGTAGACAAAAGCTAGTTCCTTATGAG ATTGAAAGTAAATCGGGCATGGTTGTTTTACGCTGGGTGAATGGGCAACTGGAGAGAGTCGAAACTTGGGTTAAAAGAGCTGCTGAACAAGAG ACTTGGGATCCTATATCCCCTCAACAACGCCATGGGGGTTCTATTGTTGAAGTCTATAGAATCATAGAAGAG ACTGCAGATCAATTTTTTGCATTTAAGGTTCCTATGCGAATTGGGGAATTAAATAGCTTCTGTCGTGGTATCGACAAGGCATTTCAAATTTATACACAACTTGTTACTCAACCCATAG TTGACAAAGAAGATTTAGTTCCACCTGTTCCTGTCCTTACTCGATATAAAAAGGAGCTTGGAATCAAAGCTTTCGTAAAAAAGGAAATCCAAGAAGTCAGACCTGTTGATGAGAGAAAATCGAGTGAAATAGTTCAACTTACGATGTCAAAGCTATGTGTGCGGCTTAACAGTCTATAT TATGCTATAAGCCAGCTAGGCAAGTTGGAGGACAGCATAAGTGAGCGGTGGGCTAAAAGGCAAAGTGATAAAATTAACATCA GACGATCAATGAACGGCAAGTCAAAGAGCGTAGTCTCCAATCAGAAGAATCAATTTGATGGCAGTAGAAAAGAAATCAATGCTGCTATTGATCGGGTATGTGAATTTACAG GGTTAAAGGTCATATTTTGGGACCTCCAACAGCCATTCATCGACAATATGTACAAAAACAGTGTTTCGCAAGCTCGATTGGACACTATTGTCGAAGTGCTTGATTTG GTGCTTGCTCAACTCTGTGACGTCATTGTGGAGCAACTGCGAGATCGTGTTGTTACAGGGCTTCTGCAAGCATCCCTG GATGGCTTAGTTCGGGTAATACTAGATGGAGGTCCTACACGCGTCTTCTCTCCAAATGATGCCCCTCTTTTGGAGGAAGATCTTGAAATTCTTAAG GAATTCTTCATATCTGGCGGAGATGGGCTGCCTCGTGGAACTGTTGAGAATTTGGTCTCGCGTGTTCGTCCTGTAATAAATCTGATCAAGCAAGAG ACCCGTGTGCTTATTGATGATCTGCGCGAAGTTACTCAAGGGGGCAAAAGCAAATTCGGAAGTGACTCCAAAACCCTGCTGAGGGTCCTGTGCcacagaaatgattctgaggcaTCACACTATGTAAAGAAACATTTCAAGATACCCAGTTCAGCTCCCCCGAGCACCTGA